In the genome of Mauremys mutica isolate MM-2020 ecotype Southern chromosome 8, ASM2049712v1, whole genome shotgun sequence, one region contains:
- the LOC123375797 gene encoding E-selectin-like encodes MIGLWFLSVLTYGLMVLEEGNCWTYHYSEKNMTYKLAEEWCRKHYTNMVAIQNKEEIVHLNAFLPFNPSYYWIGIRKIDNEWTWVGTRKQLTEEAKNWAKGEPNNKKNDEDCVEIYIKRDKDAGKWNDERCSKQKVALCYAASCNQSSCSGHGECLETINNHTCLCDAGFYGPECQHVVTCDQLKEPDQGTLECSHPLQNYSYNSSCEVQCAEGYESTGFEPVWCTSSGSWSAPTPACRVVQCDGLKAPAHGSVTCSPASGNFLWNSTCEFACEEGFVLKGSDRLQCGASGAWNGQQPECEVVQCDGLKAPAHGSVTCSPASGNFLWNSTCEFACEEGFVLKGSDRLQCGASGEWNGQQPECKVVQCDGLKAPAHGSVTCSPASGNFLWNSTCEFACEEGFVLKGSDRLQCGASGEWNGQQPECEVVQCDGLKAPAHGSVTCSPASGNFLWNSTCEFACEEGFVLKGSDRLQCGASGEWNGQQPECEVVQCDGLKAPAHGSVTCSPASGNFLWNSTCEFACEEGFVLKGSDRLQCGASGEWNGQQPECKAVMCEAVNRPENGFVECTTRYPEFTYNSACEFHCEEGYRLSGSPTIQCTAQGEWSEPFPKCEVAQCETLILPEKGSMNCSHPLGDFAYSTVCEFNCTGGWLLKGSNILQCGAAGNWTASQPTCEAPQVPEELLSYVSVGIAATGASLLSTASFLIWLVKRLRRKAKKFTPASSCQSLNSECTFQSTAHLI; translated from the exons ATGATTGGCCTGTGGTTCCTCTCTGTTCTCACTTACG GACTTATGGTGCTTGAGGAGGGCAATTGCTGGACATACcactattcagaaaaaaacatgacctataagctTGCGGAGGAATGGTGTAGGAAACACTATACAAATATGGTTGCCATTCAGAATAAGGAGGAAATTGTCCATCTGAATGCATTTCTACCCTTCAATCCAAGTTATTACTGGATTGGAATCAGAAAGATTGATAATGAGTGGACCTGGGTTGGAACAAGAAAACAGCTGACTGAAGAGGCTAAAAACTGGGCTAAGGGTGAACCAAACAACAAAAAGAATGATGAGGACTGTGTTGAAATCTACATCAAAAGAGATAAGGATGCAGGCAAATGGAATGATGAAAGATGCAGCAAACAGAAGGTTGCCTTGTGCTACGCAG CTTCCTGTAACCAGTCTTCCTGCAGTGGCCATGGTGAATGCCTGGAGACCATTAACAATCATACCTGCCTCTGTGATGCTGGATTCTATGGGCCTGAATGCCAGCATG TTGTGACTTGCGACCAACTAAAAGAACCCGATCAAGGGACGCTGGAGTGCAGCCATCCACTGCAGAACTACAGCTACAACTCATCCTGTGAGGTTCAGTGTGCAGAAGGCTATGAATCAACTGGGTTTGAACCAGTTTGGTGTACCTCTTCCGGAAGCTGGTCTGCACCCACTCCAGCATGTAGAG TTGTGCAGTGTGATGGCTTAAAGGCTCCAGCTCATGGCTCCGTGACGtgttctcctgcctctgggaacTTTCTGTGGAATTCAACCTGTGAGTTTGCCTGTGAAGAAGGGTTTGTGTTGAAGGGATCAGACAGGCTGCAGTGCGGCGCTTCTGGAGCGTGGAACGGACAGCAGCCGGAATGCGAAG TTGTGCAGTGTGATGGCTTAAAGGCTCCAGCTCATGGCTCCGTGACGTGCTCTCCGGCCTCTGGGAACTTTCTGTGGAATTCAACCTGTGAGTTTGCCTGTGAAGAAGGGTTTGTGTTGAAGGGATCAGACAGGCTGCAGTGCGGCGCTTCTGGAGAGTGGAACGGACAGCAGCCAGAATGCAAAG TTGTGCAGTGTGATGGCTTAAAGGCTCCTGCTCATGGCTCCGTGACGtgttctcctgcctctgggaacTTTCTGTGGAATTCAACCTGTGAGTTTGCCTGTGAAGAAGGGTTTGTGTTGAAGGGATCAGACAGGCTGCAGTGCGGCGCTTCTGGAGAGTGGAACGGACAGCAGCCGGAATGCGAAG TTGTGCAGTGTGATGGCTTAAAGGCTCCTGCTCATGGCTCCGTGACGtgttctcctgcctctgggaacTTTCTGTGGAATTCAACCTGTGAGTTTGCCTGTGAAGAAGGGTTTGTGTTGAAGGGATCAGACAGGCTGCAGTGCGGCGCTTCTGGAGAGTGGAACGGACAGCAGCCGGAATGCGAAG TTGTGCAGTGTGATGGCTTAAAGGCTCCAGCTCATGGCTCCGTGACGtgttctcctgcctctgggaacTTTCTGTGGAATTCAACCTGTGAGTTTGCCTGTGAAGAAGGGTTTGTGTTGAAGGGATCAGACAGGCTGCAGTGCGGCGCTTCTGGAGAGTGGAACGGACAGCAGCCGGAATGCAAAG CTGTGATGTGTGAAGCAGTGAACAGGCCTGAAAACGGCTTTGTGGAATGTACCACCCGTTATCCAGAATTCACGTACAACTCGGCCTGTGAGTTCCATTGTGAGGAGGGCTACAGATTAAGTGGATCACCCACCATTCAGTGCACAGCTCAGGGAGAATGGTCAGAGCCCTTCCCAAAGTGTGAAG TTGCACAGTGTGAAACCCTGATACTCCCTGAGAAGGGCTCCATGAATTGTTCACACCCTCTTGGGGATTTTGCATACAGCACAGTTTGCGAGTTTAACTGTACAGGGGGATGGTTGCTAAAAGGCTCTAACATACTTCAGTGTGGcgctgcagggaactggactgcAAGTCAGCCGACATGCGAAG CTCCCCAAGTGCCTGAAGAACTGCTCAGTTACGTCTCAGTTGGAATAGCAGCCACCGGAGCCTCACTCCTGTCGACAGCATCATTCCTCATTTGGCTTGTAAAGCGCCTTCGAAGGAAAG CAAAGAAATTTACTCCTGCCAG CAGCTGCCAGAGTCTCAATTCAGAGTGTACCTTCCAAAGCACTGCTCATCTAATCTAA